A DNA window from Candidatus Melainabacteria bacterium contains the following coding sequences:
- a CDS encoding N-acetylmuramoyl-L-alanine amidase, with amino-acid sequence MTKHPRLTFVERPSPNFNDRKGESVQFLVLHYTAMATAEDAIRRLCDPTTGVSAHYVVGEDGTVYRLVAEEKRAWHAGVSFWDGATDLNSSSVGIEIANTGDAPYPEVQMQSVIALSKAIVNRHKIRSFHVIGHSDIAPDRKPDPGELFDWQSLAATGLGVWPVPTQADYKTSAGWTDADVQKALVKVGYRPTIDQRVLITAFQRHFQADIFKTPGKVGIADLETKARLACLVRRKNISDAMQQKARRRRRHKK; translated from the coding sequence ATGACAAAACATCCCAGACTCACGTTTGTTGAACGACCTTCGCCCAACTTCAACGACCGCAAGGGTGAATCGGTCCAATTTCTGGTCTTGCACTACACGGCAATGGCTACGGCAGAAGACGCCATTCGAAGGCTCTGCGACCCCACCACGGGAGTGAGCGCACACTATGTGGTCGGCGAAGATGGAACTGTCTATCGCCTCGTCGCAGAAGAGAAGCGCGCCTGGCACGCCGGCGTCTCGTTCTGGGACGGCGCCACCGACCTCAACTCCTCCTCGGTCGGCATTGAGATTGCTAACACTGGCGATGCTCCGTATCCCGAAGTACAGATGCAATCGGTCATCGCCCTGAGCAAAGCAATCGTCAATCGCCACAAGATTCGCTCGTTCCACGTCATCGGTCATTCGGACATCGCTCCTGACCGCAAGCCGGACCCCGGTGAGCTTTTCGATTGGCAGTCGCTTGCGGCTACCGGGCTCGGTGTCTGGCCGGTACCGACGCAGGCTGACTACAAGACCTCTGCGGGCTGGACCGATGCGGATGTGCAGAAGGCACTTGTCAAAGTCGGTTATCGCCCGACCATCGACCAGCGTGTCCTGATCACCGCCTTCCAGCGCCACTTCCAGGCGGATATTTTCAAGACACCGGGCAAGGTCGGCATCGCCGATCTGGAAACAAAAGCTCGGTTGGCTTGTCTGGTTCGCCGAAAGAACATTTCTGATGCAATGCAACAGAAAGCCAGACGCCGTCGCCGCCACAAGAAGTAA